In Phaeobacter gallaeciensis DSM 26640, one genomic interval encodes:
- a CDS encoding MerR family transcriptional regulator has protein sequence MLAIGTLSRRTGTKVQTIRYYEEIGLMNEAGRTAGGQRRYFEKDLDRLAFIRHSRQLGFSLDSIRELLDLSDNPSQSCAEADSIARRQLHQVEQRIKRLQALKKELKRMVAECDGDSVAECKVLEVLRDHAECLTEHDEIGA, from the coding sequence ATGCTGGCAATCGGAACACTCTCGCGGAGAACCGGAACCAAGGTTCAGACGATCCGCTACTACGAAGAAATCGGTTTGATGAACGAGGCCGGAAGGACCGCAGGCGGCCAGCGCCGTTACTTTGAAAAGGACCTCGACCGGCTGGCTTTCATCCGGCACTCACGCCAGCTCGGATTTTCGCTCGACTCCATCCGGGAGCTGCTGGACCTCTCGGACAACCCGTCCCAATCCTGCGCGGAGGCGGATTCGATCGCGCGTCGGCAACTCCACCAAGTCGAACAGCGGATCAAGCGTCTGCAAGCGCTTAAGAAGGAATTGAAACGCATGGTCGCCGAGTGCGACGGTGACAGCGTTGCGGAGTGCAAGGTTCTGGAGGTCCTTCGAGACCATGCGGAATGTCTCACCGAGCACGACGAGATTGGGGCTTGA
- a CDS encoding SCO family protein, with protein MKKVRIVLWSAVVVAAAVSATLWMTERNQGPVAARVDPEAESFTADFELTDHTGMVQTDEDFRGRWMLVFFGFANCPDVCPMGLATIAEVMDELGTQGSAVQPLFITVDPERDTPSALANYVPQFGQGILGLSGPPDQIERTAETFKIYYQKIEEASAPDGYTMGHTSSFLLFDPEGEFVRIYEYDEEPRLIVTDLRERIGA; from the coding sequence ATGAAGAAGGTCCGGATAGTTCTCTGGTCGGCAGTGGTTGTCGCTGCGGCGGTGTCAGCCACGCTTTGGATGACTGAACGCAATCAGGGACCGGTCGCCGCGCGTGTTGATCCTGAGGCCGAGAGTTTCACTGCGGATTTTGAGCTGACGGACCATACCGGTATGGTGCAGACCGACGAGGATTTCCGAGGGCGCTGGATGCTCGTCTTTTTCGGATTTGCGAACTGCCCCGACGTGTGTCCCATGGGGCTCGCAACCATCGCGGAGGTCATGGACGAGCTCGGCACCCAAGGTTCCGCCGTCCAGCCCCTGTTCATCACGGTCGACCCTGAAAGGGATACGCCAAGCGCTCTGGCCAACTACGTTCCCCAGTTTGGTCAGGGAATCCTTGGGTTGAGCGGACCGCCGGACCAAATCGAACGCACTGCCGAGACCTTCAAGATCTACTACCAGAAGATCGAGGAAGCCTCGGCGCCCGACGGCTATACGATGGGGCATACGTCGTCCTTCCTTCTCTTCGATCCGGAAGGCGAATTTGTCCGCATCTACGAATACGACGAGGAACCCAGACTGATCGTTACTGATCTTCGCGAAAGGATCGGCGCGTGA
- a CDS encoding disulfide bond formation protein B, with protein MTAGPDATPRAARPVAFLFAAWFVALSASLAVLFIGEVLGQTPCNLCWFQRAFMFPLAIILGVAAWRADLSIWRYAAPLAVLGGAVALYHSLLYAGIVPAPIVPCTASGPSCTDDAMLILGLPIPLLSLLTFGAILVLLIQLRRISI; from the coding sequence GTGACAGCTGGCCCAGACGCAACGCCACGCGCCGCGAGACCGGTAGCTTTCCTCTTCGCGGCATGGTTCGTCGCCTTGTCCGCGTCGCTTGCCGTGCTCTTCATCGGAGAGGTTCTGGGGCAGACCCCCTGCAATCTGTGCTGGTTCCAGCGTGCCTTCATGTTTCCGCTCGCGATCATCCTCGGGGTGGCGGCGTGGCGCGCCGACCTCTCGATCTGGCGCTATGCCGCGCCGCTCGCGGTTCTGGGTGGTGCCGTCGCCCTTTACCATTCCCTGCTTTACGCAGGGATCGTGCCGGCGCCGATCGTCCCCTGCACGGCGTCCGGGCCATCCTGCACCGATGACGCGATGCTGATCCTTGGCCTGCCAATCCCTCTGCTCTCCCTGCTGACGTTCGGGGCAATCCTTGTCCTTCTCATTCAACTTCGACGGATATCAATATGA
- a CDS encoding DsbA family protein has protein sequence MNRKTLLLAILTLVLAVFVAGAWFVSRPDPTPVATAAPLEQQDRLVRSYSPILGREDAPVTIVEFFDPACEACRAFHPIVKQILTQYPDDVRVVMRYTPFHGEGSELAIKVLEAARLQDVFVPVLEALLENQPAWASHGAPAAERIMEIAGAAGLDTDAAANQIMSPSIVGVLNQDRADVEAVGIQGTPTFFVNGKPLPEFGAEQLLSLVQAEVEAAATN, from the coding sequence ATGAACCGAAAGACACTTCTGCTCGCGATACTCACTCTGGTACTGGCCGTTTTCGTGGCTGGTGCCTGGTTCGTATCGCGCCCCGATCCGACCCCGGTGGCGACAGCCGCTCCGCTGGAACAACAGGATCGTCTTGTTCGGTCCTATTCTCCCATACTCGGGCGTGAGGATGCGCCAGTGACCATCGTGGAGTTCTTCGACCCGGCCTGCGAGGCCTGCCGCGCCTTCCATCCCATCGTGAAGCAGATACTGACGCAATACCCCGACGATGTGCGCGTCGTCATGCGCTACACTCCGTTCCACGGCGAGGGGTCCGAGCTGGCAATCAAGGTGCTGGAAGCGGCCCGGTTGCAGGACGTTTTTGTTCCCGTGCTGGAAGCGCTGCTTGAAAATCAGCCCGCCTGGGCCTCTCACGGCGCTCCGGCAGCTGAGCGCATCATGGAGATCGCCGGAGCGGCGGGCTTGGACACAGACGCCGCCGCAAATCAGATCATGTCACCCAGCATCGTCGGCGTCCTCAATCAAGACCGGGCAGACGTCGAAGCTGTCGGAATCCAAGGCACACCGACGTTCTTCGTCAACGGTAAGCCTTTGCCAGAGTTCGGTGCGGAGCAGCTCTTGTCGCTCGTCCAAGCCGAAGTCGAGGCTGCGGCAACAAACTAG
- a CDS encoding copper chaperone PCu(A)C has translation MGLPMASSAQQLSENASIVVESPWARASLGMSRPGGAYLTVRNEGSDQISLIGLRAEISGMASIHETRTNSDGVSSMAPADDIVIPPGGMFALEPGGYHAMLMQLQSPLVEGETFPLTLLFSDGTELEITVPVLGIGARGPEG, from the coding sequence ATGGGCTTGCCAATGGCATCCTCAGCGCAGCAGTTGTCAGAGAACGCATCGATTGTGGTCGAGAGCCCCTGGGCGCGCGCGAGCCTTGGAATGTCGCGGCCCGGCGGGGCCTATCTGACCGTTCGGAACGAGGGCAGCGATCAGATCTCCCTTATCGGTCTTCGCGCGGAGATCTCCGGCATGGCTTCGATCCACGAAACCAGAACCAATTCTGACGGCGTCAGCAGCATGGCTCCGGCGGACGATATCGTGATCCCGCCCGGGGGTATGTTCGCCCTTGAACCCGGCGGATATCACGCCATGCTGATGCAACTGCAATCTCCGCTCGTCGAGGGGGAGACCTTTCCGCTGACCCTGCTCTTTTCCGATGGAACAGAGCTTGAAATCACCGTCCCGGTCCTTGGCATCGGCGCACGCGGCCCCGAAGGCTGA
- a CDS encoding SCO family protein — protein MMRVAKIAAIGAAAVFAALFVGWWQVDGPGADSAPGKRSLPLTAMEFSLTDQDGRDVGPETLIGEPSLVFFGFTYCPDVCPTTLSDISGWLDEIGPDAEDLNTVFITVDPDRDTVETMAEYVSYFHPQIQGWTGLPDQIAAIADGFRATYEKVEGENGEYTMNHTAGVFLFDATGRFVTTIDYHEPREFAVPKIRRAMQNRTERAES, from the coding sequence ATGATGAGGGTGGCCAAAATCGCAGCGATCGGAGCGGCGGCGGTCTTTGCCGCCCTGTTTGTCGGCTGGTGGCAGGTAGATGGGCCTGGCGCTGACTCCGCGCCGGGCAAGCGGTCTCTACCGCTGACTGCTATGGAATTCAGCCTGACGGATCAGGATGGTCGGGATGTCGGCCCGGAAACCCTCATCGGCGAGCCGAGTCTGGTCTTCTTCGGATTCACCTACTGCCCCGACGTTTGCCCGACGACCCTCTCGGACATTTCCGGATGGCTCGACGAGATTGGGCCGGACGCCGAAGACCTGAATACCGTTTTCATCACCGTAGATCCGGACCGCGACACGGTCGAGACCATGGCCGAGTATGTCTCGTATTTCCATCCGCAGATACAAGGATGGACGGGCTTGCCAGACCAGATCGCGGCCATCGCCGATGGTTTCCGTGCCACCTATGAGAAGGTTGAGGGGGAAAACGGCGAATATACGATGAACCACACGGCGGGTGTTTTCCTGTTCGATGCGACAGGTCGCTTCGTCACCACCATCGACTATCACGAACCACGCGAATTCGCCGTGCCGAAGATAAGGCGCGCGATGCAGAACAGAACCGAGAGGGCAGAATCTTGA
- a CDS encoding M23 family metallopeptidase — MKLRHIVLGTTMAAAAVSTIASRALILEAPPEYIFSEAPEALDSPPEPLDGPGVNASGETMPNMLPAAFQPPEFPALERAEPDNLMALVQALATPPWEATVEAGDTLDVLLSLADMDAQTRTEVALALTVEYDLRRLRPGHRLSVDFRPDGTPSVVTLAVDDGVRIEVTLDDTIASRTVTPSALTVERASQLLVNGSIYASLDRAGVPARFAVDLAQILGETVDFRRDLQGGETLNILWGQTVLRDGSEVGQPSISYAALDLADDRFEILWSAEDSGRATVYLNGEILRTVAPPVEGARLSSVFGQRKHPIYGSMRMHTGVDYAAAAGTPIAATAPGRVSFIGWRSGYGRVVEIAHGSDTMTRYAHLSAVPEGLAVGNRAVAGETIGQVGETGTATAPNLHYEVRVDGRPIDPLGEELLASAENFDTADATEILEETRTRFATFLREDT; from the coding sequence TTGAAACTGAGACATATCGTTCTGGGAACGACAATGGCCGCGGCAGCGGTCAGCACGATAGCGAGCCGGGCTTTGATCCTGGAGGCGCCGCCCGAGTACATCTTTTCCGAGGCTCCGGAAGCCTTGGACAGTCCACCCGAACCTCTCGATGGACCAGGCGTCAACGCATCTGGCGAGACGATGCCGAATATGCTTCCGGCCGCTTTTCAGCCGCCTGAGTTTCCCGCACTCGAACGGGCCGAGCCAGATAATCTGATGGCGCTTGTTCAGGCCCTCGCCACGCCGCCTTGGGAGGCGACGGTCGAGGCGGGTGACACATTGGACGTGCTTCTCTCTCTCGCGGACATGGATGCGCAAACACGGACCGAAGTCGCACTGGCACTGACGGTTGAATACGACCTGCGCCGCCTTCGACCGGGCCATCGTCTCAGCGTCGACTTTCGCCCGGACGGCACGCCATCCGTTGTGACGTTGGCTGTCGATGACGGCGTGCGGATCGAAGTCACCCTGGACGACACCATTGCGAGTCGGACGGTAACGCCGAGCGCGTTGACAGTCGAGCGTGCGAGCCAGTTGCTGGTGAACGGGTCGATCTACGCTTCGCTGGATCGAGCAGGCGTCCCGGCCCGTTTTGCCGTCGATCTCGCACAAATCCTCGGGGAAACGGTCGACTTTCGCAGGGATCTTCAAGGCGGAGAGACCCTGAATATCCTTTGGGGTCAGACCGTCCTTCGCGATGGTTCAGAGGTCGGTCAACCGTCAATCTCCTATGCGGCCCTCGATCTGGCCGACGACCGCTTCGAAATCCTCTGGTCAGCCGAAGACAGCGGGCGGGCAACGGTCTATTTGAATGGTGAAATCCTGCGGACGGTCGCGCCGCCGGTGGAAGGCGCACGACTGTCGTCGGTCTTCGGGCAGCGCAAGCATCCGATCTATGGCAGTATGCGGATGCACACAGGTGTCGATTATGCCGCCGCTGCGGGGACACCGATTGCAGCGACCGCACCCGGACGGGTCTCCTTCATCGGATGGCGGAGCGGATATGGCCGGGTGGTCGAGATCGCGCACGGGTCAGACACAATGACCCGCTATGCGCACCTCAGCGCTGTGCCGGAGGGTCTGGCCGTCGGAAACCGCGCGGTCGCGGGCGAAACGATTGGCCAGGTCGGTGAGACAGGCACGGCGACAGCTCCGAACCTTCACTACGAAGTGCGCGTGGACGGCCGACCTATCGATCCGCTCGGGGAGGAATTGCTCGCCTCTGCGGAAAATTTCGACACTGCGGATGCCACTGAAATCCTTGAAGAGACGCGCACACGGTTCGCGACCTTTCTTCGCGAAGACACATGA
- a CDS encoding DUF411 domain-containing protein: MKNRFQTLAATTLMIVTATAVTAQTAIDVGKTRGCGCCLSWMEKLSEAGFAPEGENLGGALIRLKMDRSIPVDMFSCHTATVEGYTIEGHVPPADIARLLEERPDAIGLAVPGMPIGSPGMDFGDDAEAYDVFLVKPDGTTEVFSSYPAS, encoded by the coding sequence ATGAAAAACAGGTTTCAAACCTTGGCCGCCACAACCCTTATGATCGTAACCGCGACGGCCGTGACCGCGCAGACCGCTATCGACGTCGGAAAGACGCGCGGCTGCGGTTGTTGCCTTTCCTGGATGGAAAAGCTGTCCGAGGCCGGGTTCGCTCCTGAAGGTGAGAATTTGGGCGGCGCGCTGATCCGTCTGAAGATGGATAGGAGTATCCCTGTCGACATGTTCTCGTGCCACACGGCGACTGTCGAAGGCTACACCATCGAAGGCCACGTTCCGCCAGCCGACATCGCCCGGCTGCTTGAGGAACGTCCCGACGCCATCGGTCTTGCCGTGCCCGGCATGCCCATCGGCTCGCCCGGCATGGATTTCGGCGACGATGCCGAAGCCTACGACGTCTTTCTGGTGAAACCGGACGGCACTACCGAAGTCTTCTCGTCCTATCCGGCGAGCTGA
- a CDS encoding ZIP family metal transporter yields MTAVGATPVLLGKTPSRKWRDISLGFAAGVMLAASFFSLIIPALDAAEGRYGDGAIPALIVCIAILMGMGAVALMNEMIPHEHFSSGREGPEAVSLRRVWLFIIAITIHNAPEGLAVGVAFGADGFTGGFPVALGIGLQNAPEGLAVAVALLGERYSAGRAFGIAALTGLVEPVTGFLGAAVIVVAQPLLPWGLAFAAGAMLYVISHEIIPETHRSGHQKQATTGLAIGLVVMLFLDVWLG; encoded by the coding sequence ATGACCGCCGTCGGAGCGACGCCCGTCCTTTTGGGCAAGACCCCCTCGCGCAAATGGCGCGATATCTCGCTCGGTTTTGCTGCCGGGGTCATGCTTGCCGCATCGTTCTTCTCGCTCATCATCCCCGCCCTCGACGCGGCAGAGGGGCGATACGGAGACGGTGCGATACCTGCACTGATCGTCTGCATCGCGATCCTGATGGGCATGGGTGCGGTCGCCCTGATGAACGAAATGATACCGCACGAGCATTTCAGCAGCGGTCGTGAGGGCCCGGAGGCCGTCTCGCTACGACGTGTGTGGCTCTTCATCATTGCCATCACTATCCACAATGCGCCAGAGGGTCTGGCCGTCGGCGTCGCGTTCGGTGCCGACGGTTTTACAGGCGGATTTCCCGTCGCTCTCGGGATCGGATTGCAGAACGCGCCTGAAGGGCTGGCTGTTGCAGTCGCCCTACTGGGCGAGCGATACTCGGCGGGCCGTGCGTTCGGCATCGCAGCACTGACTGGTTTGGTCGAACCCGTCACGGGCTTTCTTGGTGCCGCGGTGATCGTCGTGGCGCAGCCTCTCTTGCCCTGGGGTCTGGCTTTTGCGGCGGGCGCGATGCTCTATGTCATCAGCCACGAGATCATCCCGGAAACCCATCGCAGCGGCCACCAGAAGCAGGCGACGACCGGGCTCGCGATCGGCCTCGTCGTCATGCTGTTCCTAGATGTCTGGTTGGGGTGA
- the lspA gene encoding signal peptidase II, whose product MAIRSLGICTAVAALAADQASKAFVLANAETLAPGVAVFPGFNLIFHRNYGVTFGFFQNVPWWLLALVATTIVLFLAVSLIRATRAAEAVAYGMVIGGALGNVVDRFRFGGVTDFLDFYLGTAHWPAFNLADVFVVCGVGILLIFSGREKVAASATSR is encoded by the coding sequence ATGGCAATTCGCTCCCTTGGCATTTGCACAGCTGTCGCGGCGCTCGCCGCCGATCAGGCATCGAAGGCGTTCGTGCTCGCGAATGCGGAAACGCTCGCCCCCGGCGTCGCTGTGTTCCCCGGCTTCAACCTGATCTTCCACCGCAACTACGGCGTGACCTTCGGGTTCTTTCAGAATGTGCCGTGGTGGCTCCTTGCATTGGTCGCCACCACCATCGTCCTGTTTCTTGCCGTATCGCTAATCCGGGCAACGCGGGCAGCCGAGGCGGTTGCCTACGGCATGGTGATCGGCGGCGCTCTTGGGAATGTCGTGGATCGTTTTCGCTTTGGCGGTGTGACCGACTTCCTGGATTTCTATCTCGGAACGGCGCATTGGCCAGCGTTCAACCTCGCGGATGTCTTCGTGGTCTGCGGCGTCGGGATTTTGCTGATCTTCTCGGGGCGCGAAAAGGTCGCTGCGTCCGCAACCTCAAGATAG
- the lnt gene encoding apolipoprotein N-acyltransferase: protein MPVLLPVAFGALYLLTFGESRMRAGLAGWAFGVGYFLFGLSWIAESFFVDAERFAWMAVPAVAGLAAGLALFPAAAMAAFAWSRTKGVSGALIFAVCWSVSEWLRGTVLTGFPWNLIAYAWADYDVPRQTAAWVGSYGLGLLTVLLSVLPVTLLMRNRRHNTFAAFVFMSVVASAGSIGTVRLMATTPPTDTTVRIVQVNIPQTEKWDPAFRERNISRYLDLSAQSGSFDVLLWPESAFPGYLDENPEMLGRIAERLPEGRVLLTGAQTRESDGTGTRYRNSILAVDQTGQIVTRYAKHHLVPFGEYVPLRSFLPIQRLTAGLGDFTPGTGPQTVELPGLSPVGLSICYEAIFPGRVVDAASRPDWIFNATNDAWFGASLGPRQHLASARMRAVEEGLPLVRAANTGISAVIDGYGRIVARLGLDETGVLDALLNPGTRLGVGLLLEIPSRRSNGDQSKKYRCPSHSNRVLHDVAITPRSLQRQSRVSQCGFLELADLFQRGVVCLSFLRSLNRSSEKGGDFLVPDPRVFQRLIVTEELFQRCREVLVCCQDGHQRAECNATFDDEVSA from the coding sequence ATGCCGGTGCTTTTGCCCGTCGCGTTTGGCGCGCTGTATCTCCTCACGTTCGGAGAGAGCCGCATGCGGGCCGGACTTGCCGGATGGGCGTTCGGCGTTGGCTACTTCCTGTTCGGATTGTCCTGGATCGCGGAGAGCTTTTTCGTCGACGCGGAGCGGTTCGCCTGGATGGCCGTTCCTGCGGTGGCTGGACTGGCCGCCGGCCTTGCGCTGTTCCCGGCGGCGGCAATGGCAGCGTTCGCATGGAGCAGGACGAAAGGTGTCTCCGGCGCATTGATCTTCGCGGTCTGCTGGTCGGTTTCGGAATGGCTGCGCGGCACCGTGCTGACAGGCTTTCCCTGGAACCTGATCGCCTATGCATGGGCCGACTACGATGTTCCGCGCCAGACGGCGGCATGGGTTGGCAGCTACGGACTTGGCCTCCTCACAGTTCTGCTGTCGGTCCTGCCCGTAACGCTCCTCATGCGGAACCGTCGGCACAATACGTTCGCCGCATTTGTTTTCATGTCGGTCGTGGCGAGTGCCGGATCCATCGGCACGGTTCGCCTTATGGCCACCACACCGCCAACAGACACAACCGTCAGGATCGTTCAGGTAAACATTCCTCAGACGGAGAAATGGGACCCCGCCTTCCGCGAACGGAACATATCCCGCTATCTGGACCTGTCTGCGCAGTCTGGCAGCTTCGACGTCCTTCTCTGGCCTGAAAGTGCATTTCCCGGTTATCTTGATGAGAATCCTGAAATGTTGGGTCGAATTGCCGAACGTCTGCCTGAGGGCCGCGTTCTTCTGACCGGTGCACAGACGCGCGAGTCGGACGGCACTGGCACACGCTACAGAAATTCGATCCTCGCGGTCGATCAGACCGGACAGATCGTCACGCGATACGCCAAGCATCACCTCGTGCCGTTCGGGGAATACGTTCCCCTGCGGAGTTTTCTTCCGATCCAGCGATTGACCGCAGGGCTTGGGGACTTCACGCCCGGTACCGGCCCCCAGACCGTTGAGCTACCCGGTTTATCTCCGGTCGGCCTTTCGATCTGCTACGAGGCCATTTTTCCGGGACGTGTCGTAGACGCCGCTTCGCGTCCGGACTGGATATTCAACGCCACCAATGACGCTTGGTTCGGTGCGTCTCTCGGTCCCCGGCAACATCTGGCCTCTGCCAGGATGCGCGCGGTCGAAGAGGGGCTGCCTTTGGTTCGCGCGGCCAACACGGGCATTTCAGCAGTTATCGATGGGTACGGCCGGATCGTCGCCCGCCTCGGGCTCGATGAGACCGGCGTGCTGGATGCCCTCCTCAATCCGGGTACCCGTTTGGGAGTCGGTCTGCTGCTTGAAATACCATCCCGTCGCAGCAACGGCGACCAGAGCAAAAAATATCGCTGCCCATCTCATTCTAACAGAGTCCTTCATGATGTTGCGATCACCCCCCGGTCTCTTCAAAGACAAAGCCGGGTATCTCAGTGTGGCTTCCTCGAATTGGCTGACCTCTTCCAGCGTGGGGTTGTCTGCCTGAGCTTTCTCCGATCGCTGAATCGATCCAGTGAAAAAGGTGGTGATTTCCTGGTACCGGATCCGCGTGTCTTCCAGCGTCTGATAGTAACTGAAGAGCTCTTTCAGCGGTGCCGAGAAGTCCTTGTGTGCTGCCAGGACGGCCACCAGCGCGCCGAGTGTAATGCGACCTTCGATGACGAAGTATCCGCCTAG
- a CDS encoding cupredoxin domain-containing protein, with protein sequence MKNFLRTCTIALALVLPAFSVGASSGKGQQPHARAFEMPGHDPIGKPGHGSSIDRTIKISIRETESGYMLFEPDAIQIERGSVIRFSIGNAGRLDHEFFLGSFDEVAEHQQWMREHPDMQHDNANSVSIPSGQNAELIWEFSDMTNLEFVCLIPGHREAGMWGVIIVHDHLAPKSKG encoded by the coding sequence ATGAAGAATTTCCTGAGAACCTGCACCATCGCCCTTGCGCTCGTCCTTCCGGCTTTTTCAGTGGGCGCTTCCAGTGGGAAGGGCCAGCAGCCTCACGCCCGAGCCTTTGAAATGCCTGGCCATGATCCGATCGGGAAACCCGGTCATGGCTCCTCGATCGACAGGACGATTAAAATATCCATACGGGAGACGGAAAGCGGCTACATGCTTTTCGAGCCAGACGCGATCCAGATTGAAAGGGGGTCGGTCATCCGGTTTTCGATCGGCAATGCCGGCAGACTGGATCACGAGTTCTTTCTTGGCTCCTTTGACGAGGTTGCAGAACACCAGCAGTGGATGCGCGAACATCCCGATATGCAACATGACAACGCCAATTCAGTTTCTATCCCTAGTGGACAAAATGCCGAGTTGATCTGGGAGTTCTCCGATATGACCAACCTGGAGTTCGTATGCTTGATCCCCGGCCACCGGGAAGCGGGCATGTGGGGCGTCATCATCGTGCACGATCACCTTGCGCCGAAATCCAAGGGCTAG
- a CDS encoding copper-binding protein translates to MRNLLLTTSFAIALSAPAFAAGTHDGGHGETKPAAMMVGMPGDAAKVDRTIDVTLLENDEGQMLIESEPMNIKEGETIRFKITNKGELEHEFVLDTVERNAEHKIEMAKMDMEHDDPNRIRLDAGASGEVVWTFANSGTFEAACLIPGHYESGMHREVAVGDQMAQADVEYTSGTIKKIDAKAGKVTIIHGPLVNLDMPAMTMVFRADEAMMAKMAEGQGIEFVADRVKGKLTVTQMK, encoded by the coding sequence ATGAGAAATCTTCTTTTGACGACAAGCTTCGCGATCGCGCTATCAGCACCGGCCTTTGCTGCAGGTACACACGACGGCGGACATGGGGAGACCAAGCCAGCCGCAATGATGGTCGGCATGCCGGGTGACGCCGCCAAGGTTGACCGCACAATCGACGTCACTTTGCTCGAAAACGATGAGGGCCAGATGCTGATCGAGAGTGAGCCGATGAATATCAAGGAGGGCGAAACCATCCGCTTCAAAATCACCAACAAGGGTGAGCTGGAGCATGAATTCGTCCTCGACACGGTAGAGCGGAATGCCGAGCACAAGATCGAAATGGCCAAGATGGATATGGAACACGACGATCCGAACCGTATCCGTCTCGATGCGGGCGCGTCGGGTGAGGTTGTCTGGACTTTCGCAAATTCTGGTACGTTCGAAGCGGCGTGCCTGATCCCTGGCCACTACGAATCCGGCATGCACCGTGAGGTCGCAGTCGGTGACCAGATGGCCCAAGCTGACGTGGAATACACGAGCGGGACCATCAAGAAAATCGACGCCAAGGCCGGCAAGGTCACAATCATCCACGGCCCTCTGGTCAACCTCGATATGCCCGCGATGACCATGGTGTTTCGCGCCGACGAAGCAATGATGGCCAAGATGGCGGAAGGTCAGGGCATCGAATTCGTCGCTGACCGGGTCAAGGGTAAACTGACCGTCACTCAGATGAAGTAA
- a CDS encoding multicopper oxidase family protein, with amino-acid sequence MLNRRQLLGAGAAGATLVSSKAWGQTLNMGLPEAAQMDSAATAITARPNSGPDYTPVVTLNGWTLPHRMNNGVKEFHLVAEPVERELADGMIAHLWGYNGQSTGPTIEAVEGDRVRIYVTNKLPEGTTVHWHGLILPSGMDGVSGLSHPSIPPGKTFVYEFDLVKSGTFMYHPHGDEMTQMAMGMMGMFVVHPKDPTFMPVDRDFLIMLNAFDIDPGTYVPRIMTMTDFNLWTWNSRIFPDIDPLVVNKGDRVRVRVGNLTMTNHPIHMHGYDFKVTCTDGGWVPPEAQWPEVSIDIPVGAMRAYEFVADHLGDWAIHCHKSHHTMNAMGHDVPTFIGVNKKPLTQKIRQFQPEYMPMGMSGMGDMAKMEMPLPDNTIPMMTGWGPYGPIEMGGMFSVVKVRDGIDADDYSDPGWYENPPGEMAYEWTGELPEFASNNSPKTILTPKPTSKG; translated from the coding sequence ATGCTAAATAGACGTCAATTACTCGGAGCCGGCGCGGCAGGTGCAACGCTGGTCTCTTCGAAAGCCTGGGGTCAAACCCTGAACATGGGCCTGCCCGAAGCTGCCCAAATGGATAGCGCAGCAACGGCGATCACGGCGCGTCCCAATTCCGGGCCGGACTACACACCTGTGGTCACATTGAACGGGTGGACCCTGCCGCACCGGATGAACAACGGGGTGAAAGAATTTCACCTCGTGGCCGAACCGGTAGAACGCGAGCTTGCCGACGGCATGATCGCGCATTTGTGGGGCTACAACGGCCAATCCACCGGCCCGACGATCGAAGCTGTCGAAGGTGACCGGGTGCGCATCTACGTCACCAATAAGCTGCCGGAAGGCACAACGGTGCACTGGCACGGGCTCATTCTTCCCTCAGGCATGGATGGGGTCTCCGGGTTGAGCCATCCAAGCATCCCGCCGGGCAAAACCTTCGTCTACGAATTCGACTTGGTGAAGTCCGGAACGTTCATGTACCACCCCCACGGCGATGAAATGACCCAGATGGCGATGGGGATGATGGGCATGTTCGTGGTCCACCCCAAGGATCCCACATTCATGCCGGTGGATCGTGATTTCCTGATCATGCTGAATGCTTTCGACATCGATCCGGGGACCTATGTGCCCCGCATCATGACGATGACGGATTTCAACCTTTGGACCTGGAACAGCCGGATCTTCCCCGACATCGATCCGCTGGTCGTGAACAAGGGCGACCGGGTGCGAGTACGGGTTGGGAACCTTACGATGACGAACCACCCGATCCATATGCACGGCTATGACTTCAAGGTCACCTGCACGGATGGCGGCTGGGTGCCGCCTGAAGCACAGTGGCCGGAGGTCAGCATCGACATTCCCGTAGGTGCGATGCGCGCCTACGAATTCGTCGCCGATCATCTGGGAGATTGGGCGATCCATTGCCACAAATCGCACCATACGATGAACGCCATGGGCCATGACGTGCCGACGTTCATCGGGGTGAACAAGAAGCCGCTGACCCAGAAGATCCGTCAATTCCAGCCGGAATACATGCCGATGGGCATGTCCGGCATGGGGGACATGGCAAAAATGGAAATGCCGCTACCCGACAATACCATCCCGATGATGACGGGTTGGGGCCCGTATGGACCCATCGAGATGGGCGGCATGTTTTCGGTCGTGAAGGTGCGGGACGGCATCGACGCGGACGATTACTCCGATCCCGGCTGGTACGAGAACCCTCCGGGCGAGATGGCCTACGAATGGACCGGCGAATTACCCGAATTTGCCTCCAACAACAGCCCCAAGACCATTCTCACACCGAAACCAACCTCGAAGGGCTGA